From the Nevskiales bacterium genome, the window TCGTGGAAGCCGGTGAGCAGGAACTCGGAGCGGAACGGCCCGACCTGCTTCACCGGGAAGTTGACCACGCCCACCACCTGCCGGCCAAGCAGGTCCTCGGGCCGGTAGTGGCGGGTGATCTGGGCGCTGGTCTTCTTCACCCCGAGCTCCGGCCCGAAATCCACCCACACCTTGTAGGCGGGCTTACGCGCCTCGGGAAACGCCTGTACCTCCACCACCGTACCCACCCTGAGCTCCACCCGTTCAAACTCGTCCCAACTGATCTCTCGCATCGCTCGCCTCCACCGCTTGGTCTGGACCGTGAAGGGCATAGCTTAGCGGCAGCGGCGGCGCTGGTCTTGCCCCCGACCGTGCCGTTCTTGTCTGCGGCTGCGAGCGGGCCCGGTCCGCGCCATGCCAACCCCTATCCGCCGCCACTCTTGACGGCTGCGCCGGCTCTGCCCTAACTTGCCGCTTGCGCCCGCCGCCACGGGCGCATCGCCGAGTTAAGCGACAACTTGCAGGGCGATCCACAAATGCTGCTAAAGCGTCGGCTGCCTGCCCTGCTCCCCGGACAGCCCACGCCGTGGAGCCGGGAGCCGGAAACGAGAACCATGCCCAGGATCGTACTCCATTCCGCCGCGGCCGTCGCGGCGGATCACCCGGCGGGCCAGTGCACCCGCCTTGCCGAGACACTCCACAGCCTGCTGCCGCCCTCGAGCTCCCAGGCGCGCCTGCGCTGTACCCTGTCACCCGCCGCCGCAGGCCCCGCCCTGCGTATCGAGCACCGGCTGCCGGGCATATCCGAAGGCGTGCTGCACGAGTGCCTGCGCCAGGCCCTGATCGAGGTATTGGGGGCGCCGGCCGCGGCGCGCGCGCTGCTGCAGCTGTCGCCGCTCGACGCGGCACGTGCCTGGCCGGTGTACGGCCACGGCGCGGCCAGCGCCGATACTGCGGACGGGCGGCCGCTGCCCCAGGTCCTGGCGCAGCGCTTGATCCAGCGCAGCCAGGCGGTGGCGGCACGCCACGGCCTCGCCGGGCTGTGCGTCCAGGTCTGCATGCGCTACCGGGACGGGGTGGCACAGCGGGTGGAAGCGGTGGCGCTGCGCAGCCCGGGCGCCCGCCGCCTGCGCGACCGGGGGCTGCTGGCGGCGCTGCTGGCCGAGGTCATCGACCCGGTGCTGGTCGCCCCTTGGCAGCCGCGCGAGATCCACCTGCTGCACCCGGTCCCGGCCGCCGTGGCCGTCTGCGATCCGCTGCGCTTACGGCTGGAGCGGCTGGCGGCCGCGCTGGCGCGCGGCGTGGTGGCCGCAGGGCTGGCCCGTCATTGCGCCGTGACGCTGGCAGGCGCTGCCGACGGCCGGCTCCAGGTGAGCGCGCTACGCCTGGAGGATGCGGCGGGGAGCAGCGCCGAAGCGGTGCTGCAGCTCCTGCGCCGGCGCTGCCCCGACAGCCTGGCGCGGCTTGCGCTCACTCC encodes:
- a CDS encoding tRNA-binding protein → MREISWDEFERVELRVGTVVEVQAFPEARKPAYKVWVDFGPELGVKKTSAQITRHYRPEDLLGRQVVGVVNFPVKQVGPFRSEFLLTGFHDAEGAVVIATPERPVPNGAKLC